In a genomic window of Phalacrocorax aristotelis chromosome 8, bGulAri2.1, whole genome shotgun sequence:
- the LOC142060771 gene encoding thymosin beta-12-like isoform X2, producing the protein MSDKPDFAEIETFDKTKLKKTETREKNPLPTKETIEQEKQSESTA; encoded by the exons ATGTCCGACAAACCAGATTTTGCAGAAATTGAAACATTTGACAAGACCAAGCTGAAGAAGACagaaaccagagagaaaaatccaTTGCCCACTAAAGAAA CTATtgaacaggaaaagcaaagtgaaaGTACAGCCTGA
- the LOC142060771 gene encoding thymosin beta-12-like isoform X1 translates to MADITALANEATGVFFLPLSGPIMSDKPDFAEIETFDKTKLKKTETREKNPLPTKETIEQEKQSESTA, encoded by the exons atGGCTGATATCACAGCACTAGCTAATGAAGCCACGGgtgtgtttttccttcctttgtcaGGACCCATCATGTCCGACAAACCAGATTTTGCAGAAATTGAAACATTTGACAAGACCAAGCTGAAGAAGACagaaaccagagagaaaaatccaTTGCCCACTAAAGAAA CTATtgaacaggaaaagcaaagtgaaaGTACAGCCTGA
- the WNT8A gene encoding protein Wnt-8a, whose product MKRSTFLILSITGVYGAVLHAAAWSVNNFLMTGPKAYLTYSSSVAAGAHSGMEECKFQFGWERWNCPESALQLSTHNRLRSATRETSFVHAISSAGVMYTLTRNCSMGDFESCGCDDSRNGRVGGRGWVWGGCSDNVEFGERISKLFVDALETGHDTRALINLHNNEVGRLAVKATMKRACKCHGVSGSCSIQTCWLQLAEFREIGNYLKIKYDQAHKLEMDKRRMRAGNSADSRGATAETFHHVHPTELVFLEDSPDYCTRNASLGHHGTEGRECLQTGKNLSQWEKRSCRRLCTECGLRVEERRTEVVASCNCKFHWCCTVRCEQCRQLVAKHFCARRNTTAVPNHIKRRNKGHKR is encoded by the exons ATGAAGAGAAGCACCTTCCTCATCCTCTCCATCACGGGGGTCTATGGCGCCGTTCTCCATGCAGCAGCATG gtCTGTGAATAACTTTCTGATGACAGGACCTAAG GCTTACCTGACGTACTCCAGCAGCGTGGCGGCCGGGGCGCACAGCGGGATGGAGGAGTGCAAGTTCCAGTTTGGGTGGGAGCGCTGGAACTGTCCCGAGAGCGCCCTGCAGCTCTCCACCCACAACCGGCTCCGCAGCG CTACCCGGGAAACATCCTTTGTACACGCCATCAGCTCGGCCGGTGTCATGTACACCCTCACCAGGAACTGCAGCATGGGAGACTTCGAGAGCTGCGGCTGCGACGACTCCAGGAACGGCCGTGTCG GTGGCCGAGGCTGGGTCTGGGGAGGATGCAGCGACAACGTGGAGTTTGGGGAGAGGATTTCCAAGCTCTTTGTGGATGCTTTGGAAACAGGGCACGATACCCGCGCGCTGATTAACCTGCACAACAATGAAGTCGGGAGACtt GCTGTGAAAGCCACGATGAAGCGAGCCTGCAAGTGCCATGGGgtgtcaggcagctgcagcatccaGACCTGCTGGCTCCAGCTCGCCGAGTTTCGTGAGATTGGGAACTACCTGAAGATAAAATATGACCAAGCCCACAAGCTGGAGATGGACAAGAGACGGATGAGAGCTGGCAACAGCGCCGACAGCCGTGGAGCCACGGCAGAGACCTTCCACCACGTCCACCCCACAGAGCTCGTCTTCCTGGAGGACTCTCCCGACTACTGCACGAGGAACGCCAGCCTGGGCCACCACGGCACCGAGGGCCGCGAGTGCCTCCAGACCGGCAAGAACCTCTCGCAATGGGAGAAGAGGAGCTGCCGGCGGCTGTGCACCGAGTGCGGTCTCCGCGTGGAGGAGAGGAGGACGGAGGTGGTGGCCAGCTGCAACTGCAAGTTCCACTGGTGCTGCACGGTGCGGTGTGAGCAGTGCCGGCAGCTGGTGGCCAAGCACTTCTGTGCCCGCCGCAACACCACCGCCGTCCCCAACCACATCAAGCGGAGGAACAAGGGCCATAAGAGATAG